A genomic window from Henningerozyma blattae CBS 6284 chromosome 3, complete genome includes:
- the NMA111 gene encoding Nma111p (similar to Saccharomyces cerevisiae NMA111 (YNL123W); ancestral locus Anc_2.150), translated as MTNNLSNKRSISNILNPEDAQSVTKKQNGLKTNQVDSMVNGISGDDEFMDDIEDSCVVVEYLNENMPISENNENYIKWQNTISNVVKSVVSIHFSQVTPFDSESALVSEATGFVVDAKLGIILTNRHVVGPGPFVGYAVFDNHEECDVIPIYRDPVHDFGFLKFDPQQIKYMDIQALKLKPTLAKVGSEIRVVGNDAGEKLSILAGFISRLDRNAPDYGELTYNDFNTEYIQAAASASGGSSGSPVVNIDGYAVALQAGGSTEASTDFFLPLDRILRALKCVQNKQAITRGSIQVQWLLKPYDECKRLGLTPERESEARRLFPGKIGLLVAETILKKGPADEKIKEGDILISINNTHISSFIEVDDIFDSNVGNTLEIVLQRGGKDHTINCKVGDLHDITPAKYVEVCGATFNELSYQMARFYGIKAEGVFLSSPSTSFNFDNNDRLGWIIDTVDNRNTPNIATFIEVMKTIPDKQRITIKYHHLTDQHTQHVKSICVDRHWCSEFRLYERNDETGIWDYTNIADPIPPEPLKPHSAKFIGIALDNSDISKLSHSLCMVTTTSSIPLDSVSAETLTTSGLIVDAEHGFVLASRRVIPHDCLDIYVTFADSVIIPANIEFLHPTQNYAILKYDTSLIKADIITPKLSTKRMCRGDKPHFIGFTHNNRLVTSPTTVTDISSVSIPSNLIPRYRATNLEAISIDCNVSTKCNSGILTDSDGTIRALWLSFLGERQENKEKVYLMGLDIVDCIEIIELLKKDIKPKVSIVDAEFGSISILNARIRGVPEEWISRMEKQSNNRLQFITVTRISFSTNKINLKTGDVILAVNDKLVTELSQMNGVVRDKLNLTSLPPLCFKVVRDGKVIDLNIETVEVTDTNHIGIFSGCILQAPHHAVRQSMINIPSEVYCTFRGESSPALQYGIQTTNFITHVNDIETPNLEIFLDVVRKIPNNSYCNVRLMTFDNVPFAISLKTNYHYFPTAELKKDLNSGKWTVHEITKTNEKNKPT; from the coding sequence ATGACAAATAATCTAAGTAACAAAAGAtctatttctaatattttaaaccCAGAAGATGCACAAAGCGTTACCAAGAAGCAAAATGGTTTAAAGACAAACCAAGTAGATTCTATGGTAAATGGTATTTCtggtgatgatgaattcATGGACGATATCGAGGATTCATGTGTCGTTGTAGAATATCTAAACGAGAACATGCCTATatctgaaaataatgaaaattacaTCAAATGGCAAAATACAATTTCAAATGTTGTCAAATCGGTTGTCTCAATCCATTTTTCTCAAGTTACTCCATTTGACTCAGAATCAGCTCTAGTATCTGAAGCAACTGGGTTTGTTGTTGATGCAAAATTAGGTATCATATTGACTAATAGACATGTTGTTGGACCAGGTCCATTTGTTGGTTATGCTGTGTTTGATAACCATGAAGAATGTGATGTGATCCCAATCTATAGAGATCCCGTACATGATTTTGgttttttgaaattcgatcctcaacaaataaaatatatggaTATTCAAgcattaaaattaaagccAACATTAGCAAAAGTAGGCTCTGAGATTAGAGTGGTTGGTAATGATGCTGGGGAAAAGTTAAGTATTCTTGCGGGTTTTATCAGTAGATTGGATAGAAATGCACCAGATTATGGTGAGCTAACATACAATGATTTTAATACAGAATATATCCAGGCTGCCGCTTCTGCATCAGGTGGTTCTAGTGGTTCTCCGGTGGTTAATATTGACGGTTACGCTGTTGCTTTACAGGCAGGTGGTTCTACAGAAGCTTCTACTGATTTCTTTTTGCCTTTAGATAGAATTTTAAGAGCATTAAAATGCGTTCAAAATAAGCAAGCTATCACACGTGGTAGTATACAAGTACAATGGCTATTGAAACCGTATGATGAGTGTAAAAGATTAGGCTTAACTCCTGAACGTGAAAGTGAGGCACGTAGATTATTTCCTGGTAAAATTGGCCTATTAGTGGCGGAAACTATTTTGAAGAAGGGTCCTGctgatgaaaaaataaaagaggGTGATATCCTTatatctattaataatactcatatttcttcttttattgaAGTTGATGATATCTTTGATTCTAATGTTGGAAATACATTGGAAATTGTATTACAGCGTGGTGGTAAAGACCATACAATTAATTGTAAAGTTGGCGATCTGCACGATATTACACCAGCAAAATATGTTGAAGTTTGTGGTGCAACTTTTAATGAGCTATCATATCAAATGGCAAGATTTTATGGTATTAAAGCAGAAGGTGTATTTCTAAGTAGCCCTTCGacttcttttaattttgataataatgatcgTCTGGGATGGATTATTGATACTGTTGATAACAGAAATACTCCAAATATAGCTACCTTTATTGAAGTAATGAAGACTATTCCAGATAAGCAGCGGattacaattaaatatcatcatctaaCAGATCAACATACTCAACATGTCAAATCTATATGTGTTGATCGCCATTGGTGTAGCGAATTTAGATTGTATGAACGTAATGATGAAACTGGAATTTGGGATTATACAAATATTGCAGATCCAATTCCTCCAGAACCACTTAAACCCCATTCAGCAAAATTCATTGGCATTGCCCTCGATAACAGTGATATTAGTAAGCTATCACATTCATTATGTATGGTTACAACTACTTCATCTATTCCTCTTGATTCAGTTTCTGCTGAAACTTTAACTACATCTGGTCTAATTGTCGATGCTGAACATGGCTTTGTGTTAGCATCTCGTAGAGTTATTCCTCATGATTGCTTGGATATCTATGTTACATTTGCTGACTCCGTGATCATTCCTGCCAATATCGAATTTTTACATCCAACTCAAAATTATGCCATTCTTAAATATGACACTTCACTAATCAAGGCTGACATAATTACTCCAAAATTAAGTACAAAGAGAATGTGCAGAGGTGATAAGCCACATTTTATCGGATTTACTCATAATAATCGTCTAGTTACTTCGCCCACAACTGTTACTGATATTTCATCTGTAAGTATTCCAAGTAATTTAATTCCTAGATACAGAGCCACAAATCTGGAAGCAATCTCAATTGACTGTAATGTTAGTACCAAATGTAATTCTGGTATTTTAACTGATTCGGATGGAACAATAAGAGCATTATGGTTATCATTCCTTGGCGAAAGacaagaaaataaagaaaaagtcTATTTGATGGGTTTAGATATAGTTGATTGTATTGAAATCATTGAATTGTTGAAGAAGGATATTAAACCAAAAGTAAGTATTGTTGATGCTGAATTTGGGtctatttctattttaaatgCCAGAATTAGAGGTGTTCCTGAAGAATGGATTTCTAGAATGGAAAAGCAATCCAACAATAGATTGCAATTTATTACCGTTACAAGAATATCATTTTCgactaataaaataaatttaaaaactgGTGATGTGATTTTAGCtgttaatgataaattagtTACTGAATTGAGTCAAATGAACGGTGTAGTTAGAGATAAGTTAAATTTGACTTCCTTACCTCCGTTATGCTTTAAAGTTGTGCGTGACGGGAAagtaattgatttaaatattgaaactGTTGAAGTTACAGATACAAATCATATTGGTATATTTTCAGGTTGTATTTTACAAGCCCCACATCATGCAGTAAGACAATCCATGATTAACATTCCAAGTGAAGTATATTGTACTTTTAGAGGTGAATCTTCTCCTGCTCTTCAATATGGTATTCAAAcaacaaattttattacacatgtaaatgatattgaaacCCCAAACTTAGAGATATTTTTAGATGTTGTTAGGAAAATCCCAAATAATAGTTATTGTAACGTCAGATTAATGACATTTGACAATGTTCCATTTGCTATTTCATTGAAGActaattatcattatttccCAACCGCCGAATTGAAGAAAGACTTAAATTCAGGCAAATGGACCGTTCACGAGATTACTAAAAcgaatgaaaaaaataagcccacttaa
- the DCP2 gene encoding decapping enzyme complex catalytic subunit (similar to Saccharomyces cerevisiae DCP2 (YNL118C); ancestral locus Anc_2.155): MSLPLRHSLENVSSLDRALEDLLVRFIINIPSEDLSSVERELFHFEEASWFYTDFVRLMNPTLPCLKIKSFANHIIHLCPLVWKWDIKADQALHIFSLYKKTIPVRGAAIFNEKMNKILLVKGTESDSWSFPRGKISKDEDDVSCCIREVKEETGFDLTPYIEEDQFIEKNIQGKNYKIFLVANIPDTFEFKPQVRNEIEKIEWRDFRKITKSVYKSNSGTKYYLINSMLRPLSLWIKRQRQIKGEDKLKAYAEEQLKLLLGLTKSEEKTSDPGRELLNMLHSAVQSKSNKNQNTSKHSNDSEDSEEEYPSTTNQSTFDFTLNQGNLPQVSMNGSQPTNQLPFMFGLQPFAPFPFVNNAGVTNFPFVTNSPAPQATQSQGLTQYNSMNIGNLNTYNDMQPIPIHLSTPNVASLSRPTLVPATSQINNMNNINNIQDSSTESSIKPNSELLDLLKKPQIPASEDNNVKREVKILKRGEQLDQESDTNPDKKSPDNSYSLLNQLMNTKTNSEKHTMELNLNNITESRNLLNMLHKPHTNPPPNTNQPTFVPTKPHNLLTKESNSISNSSLFTGGSLEKAILSKNDHSNGMEYEDFEESSASEDEEEYIERELEELEIEEPPSFGTVDREALNTNYFDSNEIPHMDVSNISMNSTYEYSRNPTTLPVSPSSRKFMSPAFNANNHPTDKVDDTPKSKPKFKILKRGEKLDSPNLKTEQPVSVNNDPSDSDLKYISNVSLNPSSSLLNLLKKPSENENTAQASTDGLSQQTSNLLYQTSDYLTQSESTNFSKPTELLNILNKSKYKF; the protein is encoded by the coding sequence ATGTCTTTACCTCTACGACATTCGCTAGAAAACGTATCATCCCTAGATAGAGCATTAGAAGATCTATTGGTACgttttatcattaatatccCTTCAGAAGATTTATCAAGTGTTGAAAGAGAACTCTTTCATTTTGAAGAAGCATCATGGTTCTATACTGATTTTGTCAGATTAATGAACCCAACTTTACCAtgtttgaaaattaaatcttttgCCAACCATATTATTCACTTATGCCCATTAGTTTGGAAATGGGATATCAAAGCTGATCAAGCATTGCATATATTTTCCTTATATAAGAAGACAATTCCTGTACGTGGTGCTGCTATTTTTAACgagaaaatgaataaaatcCTATTAGTAAAAGGTACCGAATCTGACTCATGGTCATTTCCAAGAGGTAAGATATCAAAAGATGAAGACGATGTATCATGCTGTATTCGTGAAGTAAAGGAGGAGACTGGGTTTGACTTGACTCCTTATATAGAAGAAGATCagtttattgaaaaaaacattCAAGGCAAAAactacaaaatatttttagtagCTAACATTCCAGATACATTTGAATTCAAACCACAAGTTagaaatgaaattgaaaaaattgaatggagagattttagaaaaattacaaagtCAGTTTATAAATCCAATAGTGgtacaaaatattatttaattaactCAATGCTAAGACCGTTGTCCTTATGGATAAAACGTCAAAGACAAATTAAAGGTGAGGATAAATTAAAGGCTTATGCTGAAGAACAATTAAAACTCTTATTAGGTTTGACAAAGAGTGAGGAGAAAACTTCAGATCCTGGTAGAGAACTGCTTAATATGTTACATTCTGCAGTTCAATCAAAATCCAACAAAAACCAAAATACATCTAAGCACTCAAATGATAGCGAAGATTCGGAAGAAGAATACCCATCTACAACTAATCAATCCACTTTTGATTTTACTTTAAATCAAGGAAATTTACCCCAAGTCTCAATGAATGGCTCTCAACCTACCAATCAATTACCATTTATGTTTGGATTACAGCCTTTTGCTCCATTTCCATTTGTAAACAATGCAGGTGTAACAAACTTCCCTTTTGTTACTAATTCACCTGCTCCTCAAGCAACTCAATCTCAAGGACTCACTCAATATAATTCCATGAATATTGGTAACTTAAATACTTACAACGATATGCAACCAATTCCAATTCATCTGTCCACACCAAATGTTGCTTCATTATCAAGACCAACTTTAGTACCAGCAACGTCGCagataaataatatgaataatatcaaCAACATTCAAGATTCGTCAACAGAATCATCTATCAAACCTAATTCAGAACTTctagatttattaaagaaaccTCAAATTCCAGCTAGTGAAGATAATAATGTCAAACGGGAggttaaaatattgaaaagagGAGAACAACTAGATCAAGAATCCGATACTAATCCTGATAAGAAATCCCCAGATAATTCctattcattattaaaccAATTAATGAATACAAAGACAAATTCTGAAAAACATACCATGGAATTGAATCTAAATAACATAACTGAATCAAggaatttattgaatatgTTACATAAACCACATACTAATCCACCCCCAAACACTAACCAGCCAACTTTTGTTCCTACTAAGCCACACAATCTATTAACTAAAGAATCCAATAGTATCTCTAACTCTTCCTTATTCACAGGTGGCAGTTTAGAAAAGGCTATACTAAGTAAAAATGACCACTCTAATGGCATGGAATATgaagattttgaagaaaGCTCAGCCtcagaagatgaagaagaatatattgaaagagaattagaagaattagaaatcGAAGAGCCACCGAGCTTTGGAACTGTAGATCGTGAAGCtttaaatacaaattaCTTCGATTCGAATGAAATCCCTCACATGGATGTATCAAATATTAGCATGAACTCGACTTATGAATACTCCAGAAACCCAACCACTCTACCTGTATCTCCAAGCAGCAGAAAATTTATGTCACCAGCTTTCAACGCTAATAATCATCCTACAGACAAAGTCGATGATACTCCAAAATCTAAaccaaaattcaaaatattaaagcGTGGTGAAAAGTTAGATTctccaaatttaaaaacagAACAACCAGTTTCAGTAAACAATGACCCTAGCGATTCTGATTTAAAGtatatttcaaatgttTCACTAAAcccatcatcatcattattgaatttattaaagaaacctagtgaaaatgaaaacaCCGCACAAGCATCAACTGATGGATTATCCCAACAAACTTCTAATCTTCTTTATCAGACTTCTGACTACCTGACACAGTCTGAATCAACCAATTTTAGTAAGCCaactgaattattaaatattttgaataaatccAAATACAAATTCTAA
- the ORC6 gene encoding origin recognition complex subunit 6 (similar to Saccharomyces cerevisiae ORC6 (YHR118C); ancestral locus Anc_2.149) has product MSGKQMQQSVKDLLNISDLEDPPKEITPSILKKIIGATNRLYNSSINKVMLKNDEEPARSFICAYLSIERLDEKLKLNIPYYIDKIPLDPKKSKHLINLFKYQVIQSSPMKDFSWTPSSSPVKNLRKSPIKNSGSFTSRDPNELKKELFGDKNLKTPVKRTPFLSPSKYTTTPKLAGDDSNTQRKTRRKLAFEEENEDDVADIVNTISSPNKNKDTSLRRSPRKNLRNFKDTSDNTIHDEYDDLQSDYSNYKSSDDQSMAEEEEITDNVTDDELLKDLNSEESKVTDEVVDPPKRKRGRPRTRDLEGSSTKSNKIRKIPNNRSSRNEQSLLHRRYHKVTASELIALCNNFELPKETAYQLLDFYLENSTYLVCTWQLACGLVLNCTLIVFHDKFRKDPRIEHLIFQKMITLMRSNSINDVIECYTLVKELISGEEWYRDLQTKYNCFDGATYVEMISTKLGSMLQSDNILVTTEQYANWKHRILQDLSLRDPSFNA; this is encoded by the coding sequence ATGTCAGGGAAGCAGATGCAACAAAGTGTCAAGGATCTACTAAATATTTCAGATCTCGAAGACCCACCAAAGGAAATTACACCATCtattttaaagaagatTATTGGTGCTACTAATAGACTGTACAACtcatcaattaataaagtGATGCTAAAGAATGATGAAGAACCTGCAAGATCTTTTATTTGTGCTTATCTTTCTATTGAGCGACtagatgaaaaattgaaattaaatattccatACTATATAGACAAAATTCCATTAGATCCcaaaaaatcaaaacatttaattaatttatttaaatatcaaGTAATTCAATCATCACCGATGAAAGATTTTAGTTGGACTCCAAGCTCAAGTCCTGTTAAGAATTTGAGGAAATCTccaataaaaaattctgGTTCTTTTACAAGTAGAGATccaaatgaattaaaaaaagaattatttggtgataaaaatttgaaaacaCCTGTGAAAAGAACGCCGTTTCTTTCCCCATCAAAATATACTACAACACCAAAATTGGCGGGTGATGATTCTAATACTCAAAGGAAGacaagaagaaaattagCATTcgaagaagaaaatgaagatgatgtgGCAGATATTGTTAATACAATTTCATCcccaaataaaaataaagatacaAGCTTGAGAAGATCTCCCAGAAAAAACTTAAggaattttaaagataCTTCAGATAATACCATTCATGATGAATATGATGATCTTCAGTCAGATTATTCCAATTATAAGTCTTCTGATGATCAATCTATggcagaagaagaagaaattacaGATAATGTAacagatgatgaattattaaaagatttgaaCTCCGAAGAGTCCAAAGTAACAGATGAAGTAGTAGATCCTCCAAAACGTAAGCGTGGCCGTCCAAGAACTAGAGATTTGGAAGGATCATCAACAAAGTCTAATAAAATACGAAAAATACCAAATAATAGATCATCAAGAAACGAACAAAGTCTATTGCATAGAAGGTATCATAAAGTTACAGCTTCTGAATTAATTGCTTTATGTAATAATTTCGAATTACCAAAAGAAACTGCATATCAATTATTGGATTTTTACCTAGAAAACTCTACTTATCTTGTATGTACATGGCAATTAGCTTGTGGATTGGTTCTAAACTGTACGTTAATTGTATTTCATGATAAATTCAGGAAGGATCCAAGAATTGaacatttaatatttcaaaagatgATCACCTTAATGCGTTCCAATTCTATTAATGACGTAATAGAATGTTATACTTTAgtgaaagaattaatatctGGTGAAGAATGGTACCGTGATCTccaaacaaaatataattgttttgaTGGTGCTACATATGTCGAAATGATTTCCACGAAATTAGGATCAATGTTACAATCAGATAACATCCTAGTAACGACAGAACAGTATGCAAATTGGAAACATCGTATTTTGCAAGATCTGTCTTTACGCGATCCATCTTTTAATGCTTAA
- the NCS2 gene encoding Ncs2p (similar to Saccharomyces cerevisiae NCS2 (YNL119W); ancestral locus Anc_2.154) produces MTQNNVQICGQQICQRCKKQLAIVLSRKEYFCEDCFCKFVSLKQRKAMMLDSYYQDIFKVMYKDKIRSVEEAELLNKNSRILVPLSFGSSSLTVLDILNETLLEQKKQQFGKTGFTVHVLNCYQAPTSNKLKEDFEKAKSLIHDLENYRYYENKDNIKFYMVELDSFYNTKDLTKIVLDNKDFSTTLTDFVSNNTQYTLHDLLLECPSKSTREDFLTIIKAQLVKKFAYQHKFKAILWGNSMTKVADEIISLIVKGRGEQIASSLNNSSVDPMTENCDHSFKNLYPLKDVLLSEVDTYVHIKSLEKYLINYTNSDSLMIYDKFNGDNNITSSKPLVKNMTINDISRKYFQTIEDDYSNIISTVVRTGEKLGNPTNHSSTKSKKCTICNSIFINEPANWLTTITETEGHPIETEEEKGLYMRWQQSIDHSTETDVVDSKIDNTNKPDLLCYGCTVMLNTVNKQQIIWPKNDQDELNDILKEFVLTDDNED; encoded by the coding sequence ATGACCCAAAACAATGTACAGATTTGTGGCCAACAAATATGTCAGAGATGTAAGAAACAACTTGCTATAGTGCTATCGAGAAAGGAATATTTCTGTGAAGATTGTTTCTGCAAGTTTGTTTCCTTGAAACAAAGAAAAGCTATGATGCTTGATTCTTATTATCAAGATATTTTCAAAGTTATGTACAAAGATAAAATCCGTAGTGTTGAAGAAGcagaattattgaataaaaattctagGATTTTAGTGCCCTTATCATTTGGATCATCTTCTTTGACCGTTTTGGATATTTTGAATGAAACTTTATTAGAGCAGAAGAAACAGCAATTTGGTAAGACTGGGTTTACTGTACATGTGTTGAATTGTTATCAGGCCCCAACaagtaataaattaaaagaagattttgaaaaagcCAAGAGTTTAATTCATGATCTTGAAAATTATCGTTATTATGAAAATAAGGATAACATTAAATTCTATATGGTGGAATTAGACTCATTCTACAACACAAAGGACCTCacaaaaattgttttagataataaagattttagCACAACTTTAACAGACTTCgtatcaaataatacacAATATACATTacatgatttattattagaatgcCCAAGTAAGTCTACAAGAGAAGATTTTTTAACTATAATTAAAGCTCAACttgttaaaaaatttgcCTATCaacataaatttaaagcCATTCTTTGGGGAAATTCAATGACTAAGGTAGCAGATGAAATTATCTCATTAATTGTTAAAGGTAGAGGTGAACAAATTGCTTcaagtttaaataattcttcagtCGATCCAATGACTGAGAACTGTGAccattcatttaaaaatctaTATCCATTAAAGGATGTTCTATTATCAGAGGTTGATACATATGTTCATATTAAAAGTctagaaaaatatttgattaattACACAAACTCCGATTCATTAATGAtatatgataaatttaatggtgataataatattacgtCTAGTAAACCATTAGTTAAAAATATGactattaatgatatttccAGAAAGTATTTTCAAACTATTGAAGatgattattcaaatattatatcTACTGTAGTTAGAACTGGTGAAAAATTGGGCAATCCTACAAATCATTCATCTACGAAGTCTAAAAAATGTACAATTTGTAATAGtatctttattaatgaGCCTGCTAATTGGTTAACTACAATTACAGAAACGGAAGGTCATCCGATTGAGACGGAAGAAGAAAAGGGATTATATATGAGATGGCAGCAATCAATAGACCATTCAACCGAAACAGATGTTGTTGATTCAAAAATagataatactaataaacCTGATTTACTTTGTTATGGTTGCACAGTAATGTTAAATACCGTAAATAAGCAGCAAATTATATGGCCAAAAAATGATcaagatgaattaaatgatatattAAAGGAATTCGTTTTAACGGACGATAATGAAGAttga
- the TOM70 gene encoding protein channel TOM70 (similar to Saccharomyces cerevisiae TOM71 (YHR117W) and TOM70 (YNL121C); ancestral locus Anc_2.152), with translation MSVDNSWVTFYQRNKRAILATVAAGTAAAGAYYYYKQLQNAQDNLKDNKASSTASGESSSKKKKKKKKSKSAKELSPATTDGKPIYPVRDNGEPNLDNKDQFTEEEKEKYSIALKDKGNSLFKADKFEEAIKYYNWAIELKENPIFYSNLSACYVSLNKLEEIIKYCNKALELKPDYSKVLLRRANANEKLENYADAMFDLSVLSLNGDYNGASIEPILERNLNKQAMSVLKDKLKNSKDDQLPSDTSLSAFFGIFKPELSFENYDETNDADKELLNGLTHLFKRQSESYLIADKSFMNALELYIKQLEETPDDTDLKVKASIAYEYAGIFNFLKNDLSGATENIDKSIKLNPRINSYIYRALIIADKGESQDYLDYFDKALKLDDKSCAVYYHRAQLNFVTQDFAKAAVDFEKAKECDPTNIFPYIQLACLTYRENKFDDCETLFSEAKRKFPTLPEVPNFYAEVLTDKGDFDNAMKNYETARRLEEASKDGIHVGVAPLIGKATLLAREPTLENLAAADKLLEEANRIDPRSEQAKIGLAQLKLQKEEIDESIRLFEESADLARTMEEKLQATTFAEAAKVQKMIRADPIISKKIEETLAAYRAQNSF, from the coding sequence ATGTCTGTCGATAATTCTTGGGTAACTTTCTACCAAAGGAATAAAAGGGCTATTTTGGCCACTGTTGCTGCAGGGACAGCTGCAGCAGGtgcatattattattacaaacaATTACAGAACGCTCAAGACAATTTAAAGGATAACAAGGCCAGTTCGACAGCTAGTGGCGAATCCTCTtctaaaaagaagaagaagaagaagaagagtAAGTCTGCAAAAGAATTGTCTCCAGCTACTACTGATGGGAAACCCATTTACCCCGTACGTGACAATGGTGAACCAAATCTAGATAATAAAGATCAATTTACCGAGGaggaaaaggaaaaatattctattgCATTAAAGGATAAAGGTAATTCTCTATTCAAAGCTGATAAATTCGAAGAAgctattaaatattataactGGGCTattgaattgaaagaaaaccctatattttattctaatCTATCTGCTTGTTATGTTTCATTGAATAAATTGGAAGAAATCATTAAGTACTGTAATAAAGCTTTGGAATTGAAACCTGATTATTCAAAAGTTTTATTACGTAGAGCTAATGCTAAcgaaaaattggaaaattatGCTGATGCTATGTTTGATTTATCTGTCTTATCATTGAATGGTGATTACAATGGTGCTTCAATTGAACCTATCTtagaaagaaatttaaataaacaaGCAATGTCTGTGTTGAAGGACAAacttaaaaattctaaagatGATCAATTACCCTCTGATACTTCTTTATCTGCATTCTTTGGTATATTTAAACCCGaattatcttttgaaaattatgatgaaacaaatgatgctgataaagaattattaaatgggCTAACTCATTTGTTTAAACGTCAATCCGAAAGTTATTTGATTGCTGATAAATCCTTTATGAATGCCTTggaattatatattaaacaaTTGGAGGAAACTCCTGATGATACTGATTTGAAAGTTAAGGCCTCCATTGCTTATGAATATGCtggtatttttaatttcttgaaaaatgatttaagTGGCGCtactgaaaatattgataaatctattaaattaaacCCACGTATAAACTCTTATATCTATAGGGCTTTGATCATTGCTGATAAAGGTGAATCTCAAGATTATCTAGATTATTTCGACAAGGCTTTGAAATTAGATGATAAATCATGTGCAGTTTATTATCATAGAGctcaattgaattttgttACTCAAGATTTCGCTAAAGCTGCtgttgattttgaaaaggCTAAGGAATGTGACccaacaaatattttcccATACATTCAATTGGCTTGTTTAACTTACcgtgaaaataaatttgacGATTGTGAAACTTTGTTCAGTGAAGCTAAGAGAAAGTTCCCAACTTTACCTGAAGTTCCAAATTTCTATGCCGAAGTCTTAACTGATAAAGGTGATTTCGATAATGCTATGAAAAATTACGAAACTGCTAGAAGATTGGAAGAAGCTTCAAAAGATGGTATTCATGTTGGTGTAGCACCTTTAATTGGTAAGGCTACTTTATTAGCAAGAGAACCAACTTTAGAAAACTTAGCTGCTgctgataaattattagaagagGCAAATAGAATAGATCCAAGATCTGAACAAGCTAAAATTGGTTTAGCTCAACTCAAATTACAAAAggaagaaattgatgaatcaattagattatttgaagaatctGCCGATTTAGCAAGAACAATggaagaaaaattacaagCTACTACTTTTGCTGAAGCAGCAAAGGTCCAAAAAATGATTAGAGCTGATCCAATTATCAGTAAGAAAATCGAAGAAACTTTAGCAGCATACCGTGCTCAAAATAGCTTctaa